The nucleotide window acgagacagaaaaacATATGGACGTTGGTGCTAAACACGgcatataattataatgatagaaaaTGTATGGACACAAAATAACAAGAAAAGGAGGCCAGGGAGATTACAATCgaagatggagaagaaaaagacgaCTGTGGATTGACAAGCTCTGAAAAATTGTGGTATGACCTAGCATAGAAAGttcataaacagatgggagtgagAGGACATGTGTGAGGAcattgtcctacaatggactaggaacaacaatgatgatgatgataatgattaacacacacacacatatacacacacacacacacacacatatatatatatatatatatatatatatatatatatatatacactattactataactattacattaatagacaagctacaaccctacttggaaaagcaagatgctataagcacaagggctccagtagggaaaaataacccagtgtggaaaggaaataaggaaataaattagtgatgagaaaaaattaacaataaatcattctgaaaacagtaacaacgtcaaaacagatatgtcttatatggactataataataataataataataataataataataataataataataataataataataataatgataataataatatcaatattactattatcattattattattattattattattattattattattattattattattaatacttgctaagctacaaccctagttcgaaaagcaagatgctataagctaaagggcttcgacagggaaaaaatagcccagtgaggaaaggaaataagtaaaaattaaatattttaagaaaagtaacaacattaaaaaaatatttcccatataaacaataaaaactttaccaaaacaagaggaagagaaacaagacagaacagtgtacacgagtgcaccctcaagcaagagaactctaagccaaggcagtggaaggccatggtaaataGGCTACGGGACTAATAGAGGTCTTTTGTAATAATCTTTTTATCCAACACTAGTTGAAGCCTCGATTATAACTATGACACAAGGCTTCAAAgacattattaacatcatcatattATATCATTCTATTAATCTAATTATTCTATCCTCGGACATACTGGTTAACAAGAAAACCGAATTAGATGTTGAGATGGAATTAAACAttataaatgatattaaaaaaaaaaaagttatttattgaAACAGAAAATAAACCCGAAAAACTAATATCCAGGATGAAATTAAAATCTATGTAGACGCAAAAGTAGCGAGAGTATCCCAAAGCTTTTGGAAAAGTTGACACatttctctggagagagagagagagagagagagagagagagagagagagagagagagagagagagagagagagagagagagagagagaatatctaaaaTTGGTGAAAaggtttgggtatcgccatgatcagcagagctgtactagttagAACcagccatactaagttggttttctgtgggcgatcagattaaagtctcctaccatcaccaatccgcactggccagcatggagATGAAACAtgattgcagtggactagaaaggagtgcattggttgttgttgttgttgtttatatatatatatatctatatatatatatatatatatatatatatatatatatatacacacacacacacaaacacactcggcTTCCTTTGCAATTTCCAAAGACTCCCGATAAATCTTTATCATTTGCCATTCCCATTACATGGTTCACCtacgtaaaacatttttttttcttttttttcctttataggattgctttcataagtgttattcaaataatttttctctctataGTTCTTTTAGATGTAAATACCGTATCTTATAAGGCCCTAGTATggctctctgaatatatatatatatatatatatatatatatatatatatatatatatatgtgtgtgtgtgtgtgtgtgtgtgtatgtatgtgtgtgtgagtgtttgtatgtgtgtatacaaacttACATAGAACAATATGTTGGAGATTACTTTCACTCTAATATTAAACATTAAACGAAGAGATATTTCATGACGTGGATATATCCTTAAaacaatttcatgagattcagatTTATTGAATGTAAAGTAATGAAGACATTTATGGGTACAGTGGTGAGAATAATATGAAAATAGGTTATCTTTCCTGATGAATGTTTGATCagtctttttattttatgtaaggAGGGAGGTAATTCATTACAAAGGGTTTTAGAGCTCATTCCCCTTACAAAACTATGCAATCTGAACTACCTATATTCTTCTTGTCCAGAGTTGTTaactcagtggttcttaacctttttcagtttTTGCACCCTTTTCAAGTTAGCAGTCAGTTCTTGGACCCCCTGgattctgaatatatgaaaaagctaaaaataaaaatttgatagaataatcaaacctttttttttaatattcattcatatagCTTTAAGTTgattcaagagaaaaaattatgaatatgtatcaacaagaaaatttttttttatttggttcaaaattacattatattttgtctgtactgcactgtaaaccaTGTGacttcgttgttgttgttttttttctccataatggcatcaaatcttTTTGTCTTAGTACTGATTActactcgcatgtcatgttcagaattcagccgatttctatttttcgttttgatgtgaagttGATAaaaaaatccttgctcacacaagtaagtagttgcaaaaggtaccagcacttcaagtgctttcgttgctagtgcagggtatgcttccagctgagaagcccagaagtggaccagctgactattggtgaactccatttggattccaaGATTGTGTATCATGTCGATGAGATCCTCCCTGATactgccatcatcatcaacatcttccaaattctgcatgaaaagattcaagatccagttattacaggcttgtatctctccacatgagaagtaaccatcaaagaAAGTAAACAGCATCTGCACATGTTAAAAAAATTTTGCAACAAAGTTTTgaggcagggtagaattttctTTGACCGCCTCTTCCAGATAGGGGAAATTTAGCAAATTCCCCATCTTCACACGCTTTACCCACAAGActagtttttccttgaatgcagcAAATTTTTCGCTTGCAGGGAAAATGTTAAGTCCCCTTCCCTGCAGAGAGAGATTGAGTTCAttgagtgctgaaaacacatcagccaagtaggcaagcatctgaactaaactagggtcattgaaatgtatggccaATTCTTGTACCtgttcatggagaaaatggtgaatttctcctctCAGTTCAAACACACGAGATAGCACACGACCACGTGATAGCCACCTCACTTCAGTATGGTACAAGAGCACAGTCTGTTCCTGACCTATTTCCTCACAAAGTGACTGAAACAATCTATGATTCAAAGCCTGGCTGCGAATCAAGTTCATAGCCTCAACACAAACATTCAGAGTTTTCTCCAGATCTGGAGACAATGTCTTTGCTGCAAGAGCATGGCAATGAAGAAAGCAGTGAATGATTTTCAGTTTAGGAATTTCTTTCCTCATTAATGCAGCAAACCCAGAACGATTGCCTAGCATGACTGGTGCACCATCGGTACATATTGAACCAATTCTGTCAAGGTGAAGTTCGTTTCTTGAGAAGAATTCTTGTATATTATCAAACACATCTTTAGATTGTGCAGTTGTCTTCAGGGACTGACAGAAGAGAAAACTTCCTTCCACCCTTTTTTGGTTCACATAGCGAACTACTGCCAATAGCTGACAACAGTTGGATACatctgttgattcatcaacttGTATGCTAATCTTGACTGGACTAGCCTTTAAGTCAGCTACAACTTGTTTCAGGATGTCACCATTCATATCGATGATTCGATTATGGATCACATCATTCGACAATGACACTTGTTGGAGTTTCTTCTCAGCTTCCTTGCCGAGAACTATCTTTGCCATTTCAAGAACACATGGTTAGATCAACTCCTCACCAATTGTATGGGGTTTCTTTAATTTAGCAATCTGGTATG belongs to Palaemon carinicauda isolate YSFRI2023 chromosome 17, ASM3689809v2, whole genome shotgun sequence and includes:
- the LOC137656622 gene encoding protein FAM200C-like; translated protein: MAKIVLGKEAEKKLQQVSLSNDVIHNRIIDMNGDILKQVVADLKASPVKISIQVDESTDVSNCCQLLAVVRYVNQKRVEGSFLFCQSLKTTAQSKDVFDNIQEFFSRNELHLDRIGSICTDGAPVMLGNRSGFAALMRKEIPKLKIIHCFLHCHALAAKTLSPDLEKTLNVCVEAMNLIRSQALNHRLFQSLCEEIGQEQTVLLYHTEVRWLSRGRVLSRVFELRGEIHHFLHEQVQELAIHFNDPSLVQMLAYLADVFSALNELNLSLQGRGLNIFPASEKFAAFKEKLVLWMLFTFFDGYFSCGEIQACNNWILNLFMQNLEDVDDDGSIREDLIDMIHNLGIQMEFTNSQLVHFWASQLEAYPALATKALEVLVPFATTYLCEQGFFYQLHIKTKNRNRLNSEHDMRVVISTKTKRFDAIMEKKNNNNEVTWFTVQYRQNIMRTIRGAGVCSVMSAVRTSVDIKFAGGTHHAQPPVVIPAIGTPQPQVVTSTAQNPVDSEVSASLQDIQLDDRISEVSDSTEMYLLGEGQEEELFPAPKVEEQEIDEVCLKRALPLKIFSEAI